Part of the Toxotes jaculatrix isolate fToxJac2 chromosome 8, fToxJac2.pri, whole genome shotgun sequence genome is shown below.
GCGGGCACAGCAGCAGGAGTGGCTGCAGCAGAGCGAATGGTGTTGTAGACGGCTCGACCTCGACCACGCAAAGCAGAGCCCCGGTAGGCCAAGGTGGGAGTCGCTACAGGGTATGGGAAACTGGCCactaaaaaaacagagaaagacaaaaagcatTGAAttagaaatgtatttaaactgtatgataataataatatatcaagAAGTTTACTCACCTGTATAGAGCTCAGGTGCATACATTGCTCCCATGACAGGGTTGATCTTCCACCCAGAAGctgcacaaaaaaagtaaaaacagaaaaactgaatctCCTTCTCTTCCATCAGTtgtaacaagaaacaaaaacttcCCAGAATCCCTCAGCTCTCATGAAAGTGAAATGTGCAGCTATTCATGATGCGTTTCTTACTTGAAATGTCACCATTCACAAGAGGCGTCTGAGGCTTCTTGGTGACTACTCTTGCAGTTGCATTATTTACCTGGGGAAACCAaggacagggaaaaaaaacagtaataaaaaagcAATAATAAAGGATGATTTTGCAGAATATTAATGCGAAAACCTACAAATAGAGGGAAATTCTCACTTGCCTCAATCTTTCTCCCCTCCACGATTGTCCCGTTCAGCTTTTCTCTTGCTCGGTCAGCCTCAGTTGCACTCTCGAAGGTGACGAATCCGAAGCCCTGCAAAGTTTGTATGGCTGAATTGTTAacttcttttgttcttttgatttttgttaaaaATCCTTCTCACGTTGGTTTCCACACTGATGATGTTTCTGCGATACTCACCTTGGACCCCCTCTCATTGAAGATGATTTCTACGTCAAGGATCTTGCCAAATTGCTGCAAGGGTCAGATGAATTTTTGCTTAATAGgattaaatatatattcaaaagacataaatgatgatgaatgtgtgtaatCGTATCACTCCTACTTATAAAGTAGGGTGAACTTCCTACCCCAAACATCTGGCGGAGGTCTGGGTCTCTGAAACGGAACGGGATGTTGGAGACGTGGAGGCGTTTTGGTTGGGCCTTACCTGACCCCTCCTCCTCGCTTCCACTTCCTGACCCACCTCCTGATGACACAGACACGCTCAGAGActgggggtcagaggtcacaggggCCAAAGCATCCTCCTGTTAGTAAGAAAGTATGAAacaaggggaggaggaggaggaaaggatgcAAGCACGTGGATAGAAGAAGAATGGACGAAAgggaagaggaagtgaaagaacaaacaaaaaacagaaagatggaaaagaaaagatggaaagagTATGAATGGGATGCGATAGATGTGAAGAAAAATGAGGAGAGGGCATCAgtagaaaagcaaagaaagaaagggggtAAAATAATAAAGTCAATTCAACAAATTTAGCATCATCTTCCAGAGAAGATCTGCTTGTATAAAAATTCAGTTGCATAAGCATCACATGGCATTAGGCAAAGATCATTTTCATGAAGTCAGGTGATCCAAACCAAAGTTCAAAGAGCATTCAGCAACCAGTGATCCTTCTCAGGCAAATGTGAGGAGGCGTGAAAAGGGCTCCGTTTTAGTGAGGCATCTTTAAATACATGCCTGTAGGAGAATTTCTAAGGACTAATGCACTATACGCTACCAACACAGATTAAATATCTGACACAAAAACTACATATGTTCACTCCAGCATGTGGCAAAGAGAGTTAAGTAAAGTTTAAGTTCccctgaaaaacaagaaaggcTGTAATTTATAAGCACTCATATTAAGCAGTTGTAATAATCAATGACATACATAAAAAATGATGGTAAAATTTTACTAATTAAAATTGCCCCATGCATAAAATTCAAGGACTATTttgccaaaaccaaaacattcaCTGTCCCACAATGCACCACGATGctagtgtgtgcgtgtgtacaggtatgtgcatgtatgtgttggtcaagttaatttttttttaagacaaatgAATGAGTCCAAATAAGAATATGAGAATGAAAAGGTCTGtaagaaaggcaaaaaaaaaagtaaaataaaataaaatacagtgagcttcagcagagagagaaagagagggagcaagaaaaaagaatttaaaaaagcaatttttACTGGAAAATGTGCTGATATGTGAAAAAGTAAACTCTAATGGAAATAAGAATTGCAGTCCCAAGGCTTGAGTATTAGCATTCTAGTACCAAGAGGCAGATAAACAGTGGAAAAGGCCTCAGTGCAGCAGTGAAAGATAAAATTAAACCAAAGTAAACAAGGCAAAGAAGGTGCGCAAAAAAAGCTTGGAAAGGAAGAGGGTGATAGGGTAGGGCAAAGGGGGCAAAGATCAAAACTGTACGTTCCACATGGGTCAGTCTGGGGTCATGGTGCTGCTTTTCTGCCAAAGGTTAAAGGTCATTTGTCAAGGGGCATAATTAATAAGTGGGGATTAACAGAAAAAAGGTACAGAGACATATTCACACAGGGGGAGAGTTTTACAAAGACATAAACGTACACAGGCCAGTGAATTACACTACACTGGCTGGCTGTGGTGAACTACTATAGACAGCAGACCATCACATccacccacatacacaccacacagacacaggctaGAGTGGAGGGGGAgtgggagacaggaagagagggttGAGTTGGGCAGTGGTGTCATGTCACGATGCAGATTTGTGTTTCTGGACCTGAGCGATATTTCAGAGGGGGAAAGGGGGTCATCTGGTCAGCCTCCCCCTttcaccccctccctccatgGCGACGTCTCAACTTTCCCCCGCAAATCAGCACGGACCCAAGTATGTCAGGCGCTCTAGTAATAAAATATATAGACGGGGCCACAAAACACCATTtatgagaggagaaagagagatgtgctgcagcagcaggatgcAGAGACGACCTGCCCCACAGGTCAGACTAAACACTTCTGTCTTTATCAGAGTGGATGTTTTCATGCCTGAAGCAGATTTGTTTAGTGCATGTCATATCCTTCACTGCAAACAAAATCTCAATCTACTTAAATAACATCtgtctaaatttaaaaaaacaagaattttttttatacttatACTTGCCTTATTGTTGTAGTTGTTCAAAGTGGAGCTATATTTTACTGTAagttaaaatataaacattacatattttgtgatgtaaaatCAGAAAACCACGAAAGTAACTATTAACTATCGCTGCCAGATAAAGGTAAAGAGATAcaacatttctctctgaaatgtagaggaggaggagcttgtAGTACAAATAATGGATGCACTCAAGTAAAGTGCAGGtaacctcaaaactgtacttaagtgaagtatttgagtaaatgtactttgtagTTAATTTCCACCACTGGAAATAATCTTACTGCACTGTCAGATTTCTCTAACACAATTAGAGACAACATCATGCATAAGTTAACATCTCTGGTCCTATTATTTCCTTTTATATCCTTTGTCagaattcagtttgttttctgaaaacgGAGGATCATTGAACCACAACATTACATAATTTATGCACCTCACTGTAAACTGTCAACATCAGCTCAAACTTACACAGCTATCATCTTGAAAGGTGATCTGCTTTATTGCAATCTAaataagacacagacacagcagagaaggAAAAGTGGGGATTTATTTTCAACAACAAATCCCCTCTCAGCTGTCCCCCCACTTTGCTGTACTGAGTGTGAGCGGCATTCCCATACATGGACATAACAGTGGAGGTGGGGCTCTAAATATAGAAGGAAACTCTATCTGGCTGTCTTCCTCTGATAGGACATATGGAGAGACTACCTGTCACACCAGGGCATCTTGTCACATTAACTTCCTGAAGATCATATTTTATTGGGACATGAAGTTCTTGTCATGATATGAATTC
Proteins encoded:
- the rbfox1l gene encoding RNA binding protein fox-1 homolog 1-like, which translates into the protein MLSSPTVILQPYGLPVYPQTTTCYPSIVQGGPTQEAGPGSGDPALPQVYAPPPSYPPPGQGPPSSAGRLPPLDFSSAHPSSEYPEHPQLRVYQGPQHEGAETLTSSTTEDALAPVTSDPQSLSVSVSSGGGSGSGSEEEGSGKAQPKRLHVSNIPFRFRDPDLRQMFGQFGKILDVEIIFNERGSKGFGFVTFESATEADRAREKLNGTIVEGRKIEVNNATARVVTKKPQTPLVNGDISTSGWKINPVMGAMYAPELYTVASFPYPVATPTLAYRGSALRGRGRAVYNTIRSAAATPAAVPAYPGVVYQDGLYGAEVYGGYPAAYRVAQSASAATATYSDGYGRVYATAADPYHHSVGPTTTYGVGTMASLYRGGYNRFTPY